One part of the Prochlorococcus marinus str. MIT 9313 genome encodes these proteins:
- a CDS encoding DNA polymerase III subunit gamma/tau, which yields MSQAYQPLHHKYRPQRFDALVGQDAIAATLSHALRSSRIAPAYLFSGPRGTGKTSSARILARSLNCLNCDQPTPEPCGNCELCKSIAAGTALDVIEIDAASNTGVDNIRELIERSRFAPVQARWKVYVVDECHMLSTAAFNALLKTLEEPPPRVVFVLATTDPQRVLPTILSRCQRFDFRRIPLEALEQHLEMIATREAIPIEPEALHVVAQRAQGGLRDAESLLDQLSLLPGPIKAEAVWELMGAVPEQELLKLAEALAQADPLSLLETCRNLLNRGRDPGALLQGLAAVLRDLVLMTAAPDRPELTSVSPQFRNQLPPLASQIGRHQLLQWQVQLKGSENQLRHSVQPRLWLEVLLLGLLADPPSSEAVTAVPIAKTAQPITPTAQEITAKALTPTTQIQQPPSGSTTTNNPVSAITPNAEPDPSPAPAQRTPNSNLQELWQQILGSLELPSTRMLLSQQAQLVRLDDHRAVVQVAGNWMGMVQSRATLLEQAIAKALGNSRQLVLESQSGSATQTPIPQKTGAAPTTNTSASTAEPSPPPQVQSRSTDAYSPDPATSAAITDQPKPLEEDSPTTQPTSSLEPIDSKAKRLADFFNGKVLDVDL from the coding sequence ATGAGCCAGGCCTACCAGCCGCTGCATCACAAATATCGGCCACAGCGCTTCGATGCCCTGGTAGGGCAGGACGCGATCGCCGCGACCCTCAGTCATGCCTTGCGCAGCAGCCGGATCGCACCGGCCTATCTATTCAGCGGTCCACGAGGCACTGGTAAAACCTCCAGTGCTCGCATCCTGGCCCGATCACTCAACTGCTTGAACTGCGACCAGCCAACACCCGAGCCATGCGGAAACTGTGAGCTCTGCAAAAGCATTGCCGCCGGCACAGCACTAGACGTGATCGAAATCGACGCCGCCTCCAACACCGGCGTAGACAACATTCGCGAACTGATCGAACGCTCCCGCTTTGCCCCGGTACAAGCCCGCTGGAAGGTTTATGTGGTGGACGAATGCCACATGCTCTCAACCGCCGCCTTCAATGCCCTACTGAAGACCCTTGAAGAACCACCACCACGGGTGGTGTTCGTACTAGCAACGACCGATCCACAGCGAGTGCTGCCGACCATCCTCAGCCGTTGTCAGCGTTTTGATTTCAGACGGATTCCACTGGAAGCCCTTGAACAACACCTAGAGATGATCGCCACTCGTGAAGCCATTCCGATTGAGCCCGAAGCCCTGCATGTGGTAGCCCAGCGAGCCCAGGGAGGACTTCGAGATGCGGAAAGCCTGCTTGATCAGCTCAGCCTGCTTCCAGGGCCCATCAAAGCAGAAGCTGTATGGGAGTTGATGGGAGCCGTGCCTGAGCAAGAGCTGCTGAAACTAGCCGAAGCCTTGGCCCAAGCCGATCCACTCAGCTTATTGGAAACCTGCCGAAACCTGCTGAATCGAGGGCGTGATCCAGGTGCACTTCTGCAAGGGCTGGCAGCGGTGTTACGAGATTTGGTGCTCATGACTGCCGCACCCGATCGCCCTGAACTCACAAGTGTTTCTCCACAATTCCGCAATCAATTGCCGCCCCTAGCCAGCCAAATAGGTCGTCATCAGCTTTTGCAATGGCAGGTCCAACTCAAAGGAAGCGAAAATCAGCTGCGTCACAGCGTTCAACCCCGTCTCTGGCTTGAAGTGCTTCTGCTGGGTCTACTGGCCGATCCACCTTCCAGTGAAGCTGTAACCGCAGTGCCAATAGCAAAGACAGCTCAACCAATAACCCCAACTGCGCAGGAGATCACTGCCAAGGCATTGACCCCGACAACACAAATCCAACAACCCCCTTCTGGATCAACGACGACCAACAATCCAGTCTCAGCAATCACCCCAAACGCAGAACCCGATCCATCCCCAGCTCCAGCCCAGAGAACCCCTAACAGCAATCTGCAGGAGTTATGGCAACAAATACTTGGCAGTTTGGAGTTACCGTCCACACGCATGTTGCTCTCTCAGCAAGCCCAGCTAGTGCGCCTTGATGACCATCGCGCCGTGGTTCAAGTCGCCGGCAACTGGATGGGAATGGTGCAAAGCCGTGCAACCCTCCTGGAACAAGCAATTGCAAAAGCCCTGGGAAATTCCAGACAGCTTGTTCTCGAAAGCCAAAGCGGAAGTGCCACACAAACTCCCATCCCACAAAAAACAGGTGCGGCACCAACAACAAACACATCCGCTTCCACTGCTGAACCATCACCACCACCACAAGTTCAATCCAGATCTACAGACGCTTATTCCCCAGATCCTGCAACCAGCGCCGCCATCACAGACCAGCCAAAGCCTCTAGAGGAGGATTCTCCTACGACTCAGCCCACTTCCTCTTTAGAACCCATCGACAGCAAAGCAAAGCGGCTAGCTGACTTCTTCAACGGCAAAGTGCTGGACGTGGACCTTTAA
- a CDS encoding lecithin retinol acyltransferase family protein, giving the protein MATADHLKVPRQHGLFLHHGIDLGDGSVAHYLEGRSILRSSLEDFSRGAPVNVVNHTEASPSGVTLRRAMRRIGEQRYNLLFNNCEHFANWCKTGRHRSSQVEDWMQTSSLGALALGQIIPAALLTGLSLLLRRGLVDETSRERARQAVAQLKSLRVNLLNKLEATLEQAEGWLHGEPDNNNLIDHRNSRSRSLLLKGQTLADELAAIEDLEARITALLDEPKAKPE; this is encoded by the coding sequence GTGGCGACGGCTGACCACCTAAAGGTGCCCCGCCAGCACGGACTTTTTTTGCATCACGGAATTGATCTTGGAGATGGCAGCGTGGCCCACTATCTAGAAGGTCGGTCAATCCTGCGCAGCTCCCTTGAAGACTTCTCGCGCGGTGCACCTGTGAACGTGGTGAATCACACCGAGGCCTCTCCCTCAGGAGTGACCCTGAGACGAGCGATGAGGCGCATTGGTGAGCAGCGCTACAACCTACTTTTCAATAATTGTGAGCACTTTGCTAACTGGTGCAAAACCGGGCGACATCGAAGCAGCCAAGTCGAGGACTGGATGCAAACCAGCAGCCTAGGAGCCCTGGCACTGGGGCAAATCATCCCTGCTGCCCTACTGACAGGATTATCACTACTCCTTCGGCGAGGATTGGTGGATGAAACCTCGCGGGAACGTGCAAGGCAAGCAGTAGCTCAACTGAAAAGTCTGCGCGTGAACTTACTCAACAAGCTTGAAGCAACACTGGAGCAAGCAGAGGGATGGCTTCATGGTGAACCAGACAACAACAACTTGATCGATCACCGCAACTCCCGCAGCCGTTCTTTGCTGTTAAAAGGTCAGACCCTTGCCGATGAACTAGCAGCAATAGAAGATCTAGAAGCCCGCATCACTGCATTGCTCGACGAACCAAAAGCCAAGCCTGAGTAA